One window from the genome of Actinoplanes teichomyceticus ATCC 31121 encodes:
- a CDS encoding GNAT family N-acetyltransferase: protein MTWTIEERSWSDPAGAALRRAQRAELDARYGCDDHEPGGPPSASDIDLFLVACGEAPAVADPAVADPAVAEPPAADPADAVPPAAVPADAVPAGAAGGSGRAASAGGARPGSAPAIGCGALRRLTDHSAEIKRMYVAPGHRGSGVATAILRALEDAAVRRGWTTLRLETGSEQPEAIRFYRREGYREIPLYGVYRGSTISRCFERDLRDR, encoded by the coding sequence ATGACCTGGACGATCGAGGAACGGTCCTGGAGCGACCCGGCCGGCGCCGCCCTGCGCCGGGCGCAGCGGGCCGAACTGGACGCCCGCTACGGCTGTGACGACCACGAGCCGGGCGGCCCGCCGTCCGCGTCCGACATCGACCTCTTCCTGGTCGCTTGTGGAGAAGCTCCGGCCGTCGCCGACCCGGCCGTCGCCGACCCGGCCGTCGCCGAGCCGCCCGCCGCCGACCCGGCAGACGCCGTCCCGCCCGCCGCCGTCCCGGCAGACGCCGTCCCGGCCGGCGCCGCCGGCGGATCCGGGCGCGCCGCATCCGCCGGCGGCGCGCGGCCGGGAAGCGCCCCGGCGATCGGTTGCGGAGCCCTGCGGCGTCTCACCGACCACAGCGCGGAGATCAAGCGGATGTACGTGGCGCCCGGGCACCGCGGCTCCGGGGTGGCCACCGCGATCCTGCGCGCCCTGGAGGACGCGGCGGTGCGTCGGGGGTGGACGACGCTGCGCCTGGAGACCGGCTCCGAGCAGCCCGAGGCGATCCGGTTCTACCGGCGGGAGGGCTACCGCGAGATCCCGCTCTACGGCGTGTACCGGGGTTCGACGATCTCCCGCTGCTTCGAGCGTGACCTGCGGGACCGCTGA